One segment of Bradysia coprophila strain Holo2 unplaced genomic scaffold, BU_Bcop_v1 contig_561, whole genome shotgun sequence DNA contains the following:
- the LOC119083162 gene encoding uncharacterized protein LOC119083162, producing MDQLKRKKNVPLQQIATTNQRKMSETDRAKELGRKAFEFLYLVFYGPPLNAPHTYDRAIQISLVSLWQFTDAKKPINAAELNDHKERVTIIQDLIPTIPLLNVGIGQNFPDVEDVDIITREAHYKARSLLSALNMFYSFELPLVQYPATSLSGNETT from the exons ATGGACCAAttgaaaaggaagaaaaatgtaCCTTTACAACAGATAGCAACTACCaatcaacgaaaaatgagTGAGACTGACCGAGCGAag gAACTCGGGAGGAAAGCATTCGAATTCCTCTATTTGGTGTTTTATGGGCCGCCATTAAACGCTCCGCACACATACGATCGTGCGATACAAATATCGCTTGTTTCATTATGGCAATTCACCGATGCGAAAAAACCAATTAACGCGGCCGAGCTAAACGAT CACAAAGAACGAGTCACCATAATTCAGGATTTAATCCCCACAATCCCACTTTTAAACGTGGGTATAGGCCAAAATTTTCCTGATGTGGAAGATGTCGACATCATAACTCGAGAAGCTCATTATAAGGCCCGATCATTATTGTCCGCGTTAAATATGTTTTATAGCTTTGAATTGCCGCTTGTTCAATATCCCGCAACCAGTTTGTCTGGTAATGAG ACAACGTGA